The genomic DNA GCATCTGCATCGCCCAGCAGGAGAGCCCGCAGCCGCTGCGCCACGTCGTACGGGTCGGCGACGAGCTGCCCCTGTGGTCGGGCGCCTCCTCGAAGGTCCTGCTCAAAGACGCCCCGGCAAGACTTCTGGCGCGTATCGCCCGCTCCTCGCCGCACGGCGAGGAGCACCTGGCGACGTTGCAGGAGTGGATCGCCGGGGCCGCCCGGGACGGCTATGCGGCCAGCCACGGTGAGCGCGATCCGGGCTTGTCGGCGGTGGCCGTCCCGGTGACGGGCGCGTCGGGCGCGACCGTGGCGGCGCTCTCGCTGAGCGGCCCGACGGTCCGCTTCGGCGAGGAGCGGGTCCAGGAGTTCGTCGCGGACCTGCGGGAGGCGGCCAAGCGCATGTCGGATCGAGGCTTCGACCATCCCCTGACCTGACCTTATGGAGCGTGAATGCAGCAGTTGCCACTGGACGGCATCAAGGTCGTGGACCTGACCAACGTTCTGGCCGGGCCGTACTGCAGCTACCAGCTGATGCTGTTCGGCGCGGAGGTGGTCAAGGTCGAGATGCCCGGCGGCGGGGATCTCGCCCGCCGCCTCGGCCCCGATCCCGAGCTCAACCAGGAGGGACTCGGCGCCTCCTTCCTGGCCCAGAACGCCGGGAAGAAATCGGTTGAGCTCGACCTGAAGAGCCCGGCGGGCAGGCAGGCGTTCGAGGCCATGGTGGCCGGCGCCGACGTCCTGCTGGAGAACTTCAGGGCCGGTGTCCTGGCCCGGCTCGGTTACGGCTGGGATCGCCTGCGGGAGCTCAACCCCCGCCTGGTCTACTGCGCGATCTCGGGGTTCGGTCAGAGCGGCCCGATGAGCAGGGCACCCGCCTACGATCAGATCATCCAGGGGCTGTCCGGCATGATGAGCGTCACCGGCACCCCGGAGACGGCGCCGCTGCGGGTCGGCTTCCCGATCTGCGACTCGATCGGGGGGCTGATGGCCGCATTGGCGATCTCCGCCGCCCTGGCCGGGCGCGAGCGCGGTGGGGCCGGCTGCTCCCTGGACCTGTCGATGCTGGAGGCGTCCGTCTCCGCGATGGGCTGGACGGCCTCCAACTACCTGGTCAGCGGCGTCGAACCGGAGCCGATGGGCGACCAGAACGCCACCGCCGCGCCGTCGGGCACCTTCGAGACCGCCGACGGGCCGCTGAACATCGCCGCCAACCAGCAGGTCCAGTTCGAGGCGCTGTGCCGCCTCGTCGGGCGGCCGGACCTGCCCGCCGATCCCAGGTTCGCCGCGAGAGAGGTGCGCAAGGCCCACCGACAGGCCCTGAACCACGAGCTCAACCAGGCGTTGCGGGCCAAGACGGCGCTGGAGTGGGAGGAGATCCTCTCACGAGAGGGTGTCCCGGCTGCCCGAATCCTCA from Streptosporangium sp. NBC_01756 includes the following:
- a CDS encoding IclR family transcriptional regulator, producing MPSTNNPAGSGENGGGVRSVQRAFDILSLLTEDRRTLTIREVVDETGLAKTTALRLLQTLEHMGLLWATRKGYAAGPALWRWAHLARHAWELPPETVQLMRELGERHRETVNLYVLRDVHRICIAQQESPQPLRHVVRVGDELPLWSGASSKVLLKDAPARLLARIARSSPHGEEHLATLQEWIAGAARDGYAASHGERDPGLSAVAVPVTGASGATVAALSLSGPTVRFGEERVQEFVADLREAAKRMSDRGFDHPLT
- a CDS encoding CaiB/BaiF CoA transferase family protein, yielding MQQLPLDGIKVVDLTNVLAGPYCSYQLMLFGAEVVKVEMPGGGDLARRLGPDPELNQEGLGASFLAQNAGKKSVELDLKSPAGRQAFEAMVAGADVLLENFRAGVLARLGYGWDRLRELNPRLVYCAISGFGQSGPMSRAPAYDQIIQGLSGMMSVTGTPETAPLRVGFPICDSIGGLMAALAISAALAGRERGGAGCSLDLSMLEASVSAMGWTASNYLVSGVEPEPMGDQNATAAPSGTFETADGPLNIAANQQVQFEALCRLVGRPDLPADPRFAAREVRKAHRQALNHELNQALRAKTALEWEEILSREGVPAARILTVAQALALDQLSGRGFLTELPFPGGDERRVTVAGNGVLIDGTALRPRDPAPLLGQHNAEFGVAS